GTCTGGGCGTGACTACCCTACCCGACCTCGAAGCCATCGAATGGGAGTTGCGTACGCGAGCGGGCGGGTAGACGTCCCTGGTGCCACAGTCACAGTCCGTCGATCCTGGAAGAGATCGTCGTGACAGATCAAATGCGAGGCCAAGCTCCGACATTCGCGTGAACGGGCCCAAGCCTGAGAGTGGAGCCACCTGTGCCGACGACGCACCGTAAACTGATCCTTCCACCGGTCTATTTGTGTGTGGCGCTGCTTGCGATGCTGCTCGGTCATCTTGCGGCCCCGACGCTGCGCATTATTGCGCCTCCCGCCTCGCTGCTCGGGGCGATCCCGATTGCAGTTGGGATTGCTCTCACGCTGTTCGCCGACCGTGCCCTCAAGAAGCATGGCACAACGGTGAAGCCCTTCGAGCGCTCCAGCCATCTGGTGACGAGCGGCATCTTTGCCGTGAGCCGACACCCCATGTATCTCGGCATGGTCCTGATCCTCGCCGGTCTCGCCGTGCTGCTCGGAACGCTCACGCCGTTTGTCGTCGTCCTCGTCTTTGCGGTGTTGCTCGATGTTCGCTTCATTTCAGCAGAAGAGCGGATACTTGCTGAGGCATTCGGCGACACCTGGCGGCTCTACAGAAGACGCGTCAGACGATGGCTTTAGCAC
The sequence above is drawn from the bacterium genome and encodes:
- a CDS encoding isoprenylcysteine carboxylmethyltransferase family protein, whose translation is MPTTHRKLILPPVYLCVALLAMLLGHLAAPTLRIIAPPASLLGAIPIAVGIALTLFADRALKKHGTTVKPFERSSHLVTSGIFAVSRHPMYLGMVLILAGLAVLLGTLTPFVVVLVFAVLLDVRFISAEERILAEAFGDTWRLYRRRVRRWL